In Miscanthus floridulus cultivar M001 chromosome 5, ASM1932011v1, whole genome shotgun sequence, one genomic interval encodes:
- the LOC136450503 gene encoding putative pentatricopeptide repeat-containing protein At3g11460, mitochondrial, with translation MNLGFWVAVVEDSLTITKLGNNKKKKKERKKKLLQLTKTKTKSGCLAARARPPAREAYDRTPNLLPMRNDSPWSMATESSAVAVAGDANSTEPWSARVRALTRLGRHRESLALLRHGDPSPPPHALALPASVISCAALSLPSSVAQIHALGAKRGLLPAADAYLLSALLTAYSRLGSLRLAHQLLDEMPLESTPHTTLRTAFNSVISGCALHAFPVACFGLFHRMRAAAVRFDAVTLLALVPAAPLSVVPQVHALAARVGLATETSVANCLISTYARGGAFGAALARRVFDEMPLASRDLVSWNAVLSAHAQNGLAVDALDLYRRMRSPEGGGVEPDAVTIVGVLSSAAHLGALGVGFDVEHYVRQRLPGFRTNVQLCNALINFHARCGSLPRAQQLFDEMPRKSIVSWTALLTGHGMHGNGDVAVSLFERMVSEGIRPDNVAMVGLLSACSHAGLYDEGRRYFSTMESVYKLRPTLEHYTCMVDLLGRAGRLEEARELISSMPMPADGAVWGALLGACKIHKNVEVGEEAFAHVVELEPRNAGYYVLMSNIYTDTGQLDGVARVRAMMRERGLKKEPGCSYVEHKGRLHLFMADDHSHPQARRIYELVIRLELMVKEKSGVRESEVAAATAAKGRMEKAAAQPLVGIHSEKLAVAFGLLNTEAGSEIVVIKNLRVCGDCHSFLKVVSATTNRAFLVRDASRFHRFDGGVCSCKDYW, from the coding sequence ATGAATCTTGGATTTTGGGTCGCGGTTGTTGAAGACAGTCTAACGATAACTAAGTTGGGAAataataagaaaaagaagaaagaaagaaagaaaaagctgcttcagttgaccaagaccaaaacCAAGAGTGGCTGCCTGGCAGCACGGGCCCGCCCGCCAGCGAGAGAAGCATATGATCGAACACCTAACCTTCTCCCAATGAGAAATGATAGCCCATGGAGCATGGCCACTGAATcttccgccgtcgccgtcgctggcGACGCAAATTCCACTGAGCCATGGAGCGCGCGGGTGCGCGCCCTCACCCGCCTCGGGCGGCACAGGGAGTCTCTTGCTCTCCTACGTCACGGCGACCCCTCGCCGCCGCCCCACGCGTTGGCGCTCCCGGCCTCGGTCATCTCCTGCGCTGCGCTGTCCCTGCCCTCCAGCGTTGCCCAGATACACGCGCTCGGCGCCAAGCGCGGCCTTCTCCCCGCCGCCGACGCCTACCTGCTCTCCGCGCTGCTGACAGCCTACTCCCGCCTCGGCAGCCTCCGGCTCGCCCACCAGCTCCTCGACGAAATGCCTCTCGAGTCCACACCCCACACCACGCTCCGCACCGCGTTCAACTCTGTCATCTCCGGCTGCGCCCTCCACGCTTTCCCGGTGGCCTGCTTCGGTCTCTTCCACCGCATGCGCGCCGCCGCGGTCCGCTTCGACGCGGTCACCCTCCTCGCGCTTGTCCCTGCCGCGCCTCTGAGCGTCGTGCCGCAGGTTCACGCCCTCGCTGCCCGAGTCGGGCTCGCCACCGAGACTTCCGTGGCTAACTGCCTCATATCCACATACGCGCGCGGCGGCGCGTTTGGCGCGGCCCTCGCCCGGAGGGTCTTCGACGAGATGCCGCTGGCCTCCCGCGACCTGGTGTCGTGGAACGCTGTGCTGTCAGCTCACGCGCAGAACGGCCTGGCCGTGGACGCCCTCGATCTCTACCGCCGCATGCGTAGTCCCGAAGGTGGCGGGGTGGAGCCGGACGCCGTGACGATCGTCGGCGTGCTCTCCTCCGCAGCGCACCTCGGCGCGCTCGGTGTGGGCTTCGACGTTGAGCACTACGTGCGCCAGAGGCTCCCGGGCTTCCGCACCAACGTGCAGCTTTGCAACGCGCTAATCAACTTCCACGCGCGCTGCGGCAGCCTGCCTCGAGCGCAGCAGCTGTTCGACGAAATGCCCAGAAAGAGCATCGTGTCATGGACGGCGCTGCTCACTGGACACGGCATGCACGGAAATGGTGACGTCGCCGTCAGCCTCTTTGAAAGAATGGTGTCCGAAGGCATCCGCCCGGACAACGTCGCAATGGTCGGCCTCCTCTCCGCGTGCAGTCACGCCGGGTTGTACGACGAGGGGCGCAGGTACTTCTCTACAATGGAGAGCGTCTACAAGTTGCGGCCCACGCTGGAGCACTACACCTGCATGGTGGACCTCCTCGGACGTGCTGGCCGCCTGGAGGAGGCTCGAGAGCTCATCTCATCAATGCCCATGCCGGCTGACGGTGCGGTCTGGGGTGCCCTTCTTGGTGCGTGCAAGATACACAAAAACGTGGAGGTTGGGGAGGAGGCCTTCGCGCATGTCGTCGAGCTGGAGCCGAGGAACGCGGGATACTACGTGCTCATGTCAAACATATACACCGACACTGGGCAGCTAGACGGTGTCGCGAGGGTGCGGGCGATGATGAGGGAGCGCGGGCTCAAGAAGGAGCCCGGATGCAGCTACGTCGAGCACAAGGGGAGGCTGCACCTCTTCATGGCCGACGACCACTCGCACCCACAAGCAAGGAGGATCTACGAGCTGGTTATCAGGCTGGAGCTGATGGTGAAGGAGAAGTCGGGAGTGAGGGAGAGCGAAGTGGCGGCTGCCACGGCTGCCAAGGGACGCATGGAGAAGGCGGCTGCACAGCCGCTGGTTGGGATTCACAGCGAGAAGTTGGCAGTGGCGTTTGGGTTGCTGAACACCGAGGCCGGCAGTGAGATTGTGGTGATCAAGAACCTCAGGGTGTGCGGGGACTGCCACTCTTTCTTGAAGGTGGTTTCGGCCACTACCAACCGGGCGTTCCTGGTCAGGGACGCGAGCCGCTTCCATCGCTTCGATGGTGGAGTTTGTTCCTGCAAAGATTACTGGTGA
- the LOC136450504 gene encoding suppressor protein SRP40-like: MQTEEVKSRFGRCPYCRAMIYQDLSAIIFYCSKCRTPIRGKNPQPTDETEYALAQLEILSVDTASVFSDDVEPPNLRSAWAVEDDDGGRPPLQSRSGTGRSSVPSRQGAGAASSSSYRDSQFGSGSVRTGPRSGGGALSSGLNRDHQTEAARSSSPLHSRVTQLRPSSRRTRRSSSGDVDVRSDAGSGTESDSDTPATATATSYTRGSSPLSSQELYLATALSGFEPADLTRTPLSDPAFQKDLLQALDNLRKLIAAVDHPRSIDGHWQGAMPRLSASCNDESSGKRTITRRSSRLMRRMESQLTRALPAERPRRDASTSSSSSASSSRRGGVRARAHQCRPVLGGTPFVVCGECSEVLQLPPALPAGRISRLQCGGCGETFELTLPAIGSTDLPKKIFSAPQPAVCAEEDAEEYPLARSSNLSGEQPRAAGPLHRVLGYSSVSSVLRSRRYGENS, from the exons ATGCAGACCGAGGAGGTGAAGTCGCGGTTCGGGCGGTGCCCGTACTGCCGCGCCATGATCTACCAGGACCTCAGCGCCATCATCTTCTACTGCAGCAAGTGCCGCACGCCCATCCGAG GCAAGAACCCGCAACCCACCGACGAGACCGAGTACGCGCTCGCGCAGCTCGAGATCCTCTCCGTCGACACCGCGTCCGTGTTCTCCGACGACGTTGAACCGCCAAACCTGAGGTCGGCTTGGGCCGTCGAGGATGATGACGGTGGGCGGCCGCCGCTGCAGAGCAGGTCAGGTACCGGAAGAAGCTCCGTGCCGAGCAGGCAGGGCGCAGGAGCCGCGTCGTCCTCGTCGTACAGAGACAGCCAGTTTGGTTCTGGTTCGGTCAGGACAGGTCCaagaagcggcggcggcgctctcAGCTCCGGCCTGAATCGGGATCACCAAACGGAGGCCGCGAGAAGCTCGTCGCCGCTGCACAGTCGCGTGACCCAGCTCCGGCCGTCGTCGCGGCGGACCAGGCGATCGAGCAGCGGCGACGTGGACGTGCGCAGCGACGCGGGGTCGGGCACCGAGTCGGACTCCGACACgcccgcgacggcgacggcgacgtctTACACGCGCGGGTCGTCGCCGCTGAGCTCGCAAGAACTCTATTTGGCGACAGCCTTGTCAGGATTCGAGCCGGCCGACCTTACGAGGACGCCACTCAGTGATCCGGCGTTCCAGAAGGACCTCCTGCAGGCGCTGGACAACCTCCGGAAGCTCATCGCCGCCGTCGACCATCCGCGGAGCATCGACGGGCACTGGCAGGGCGCCATGCCTCGGCTGAGCGCGTCTTGCAACGACGAGAGCAGCGGCAAGCGTACGATAACAAGGCGCAGCTCCCGCCTCATGCGACGCATGGAGTCGCAGCTCACGCGGGCGTTGCCAGCCGAGCGCCCGCGCAGAGACGCCAGCACTTCGTCCTCCTCTTCGGCGTCGAGCAGCCGGCGCGGTGGTGTCAGGGCGCGGGCGCACCAATGCCGCCCGGTGCTGGGCGGCACGCCGTTCGTTGTCTGCGGCGAGTGCTCGGAGGTATTGCAGCTGCCGCCCGCCCTGCCCGCCGGCAGAATCTCCAGGCTGCAGTGCGGGGGCTGCGGCGAAACGTTCGAGCTGACGCTGCCGGCGATCGGCTCGACGGACCTGCCCAAGAAAATCTTTTCAGCGCCGCAGCCTGCTGTCTGCGCCGAAGAGGACGCCGAGGAGTATCCGCTCGCGAGAAGCAGCAACCTGAGCGGCGAGCAGCCACGGGCGGCGGGGCCGCTGCACCGCGTGCTGGGGTACAGCTCCGTTAGCTCGGTTCTACGCAGCCGGCGGTACGGCGAGAACAGCTGA